One stretch of Chiloscyllium plagiosum isolate BGI_BamShark_2017 chromosome 17, ASM401019v2, whole genome shotgun sequence DNA includes these proteins:
- the slc7a6os gene encoding probable RNA polymerase II nuclear localization protein SLC7A6OS: protein MAAAVLRVKRKRGAEPAEAFLLACKRLRAADEAGEPDCGQHVVRTLFKLAATVGSRDAPVKAVLSKDKALLALKPSDTSVRRVQMCARASRKAASEKNRYKVIASHRTKFSTEFSESQSDDVKCAHQAGAETFGGRFEENGGSCKETSFRCNKDNVESAAEIQVFDIVQQDEQLEKYEEDSEHKLSKDPDLVQDDTEILCNSVKMIREKLVVSDSGPGTEHRENMEEYVYDIYYTDSCITGDEIQGILSVMPCYEENELVVDEMIADEAYEDEDDENEENNWRNDYPDEDSSESYWNSEDNSEEEDDNHRQCINDDESN from the exons ATGGCGGCTGCCGTGTTGCGGGTGAAACGGAAACGCGGTGCTGAGCCAGCCGAGGCGTTCCTCCTCGCCTGCAAGCGTTTGCGGGCTGCTGATGAGGCCGGAGAGCCTGACTGTGGGCAGCATGTCGTGCGGACCCTTTTCAAGTTGGCCGCCACCGTTGGCAGTCGA GATGCTCCTGTGAAAGCAGTACTCTCAAAAGACAAAGCTTTACTGGCCCTTAAACCTTCTGACACCAGTGTTCGGCGTGTCCAGATGTGTGCACGAGCATCTCGCAAGGCAGCCAGTGAGAAGAATCGGTACAAAGTTATTGCTAGCCATAGAACAAAATTTTCAACAGAGTTTTCTGAATCTCAGTCAGATGATGTGAAGTGTGCGCACCAGGCTGGAGCAGAAACCTTCGGAGGTCGGTTTGAAGAAAATGGAGGTAGCTGTAAG gaaacatcctttagATGTAACAAAGACAACGTTGAATCTGCAGCAGAAATCCAAGTGTTTGATATTGTCCAGCAAGATGAGCAACTTGAAAAGTATGAAGAAGACTCTGAGCACAAACTTTCTAAG GATCCTGACCTGGTGCAGGATGACACTGAGATTCTGTGTAATTCTGTAAAAATGATCCGAGAGAAGCTTGTGGTGTCAGACTCTGGTCCAGGAACAGAGCATCGAGAGAATATGGAGGAGTACGTTTATGACATATACTATACTGACAGCTGCATTACAGGAGATGAAATTCAGGGTATTCTGTCAGTGATGCCATGTTATGAAGAGAATGAACTG GTTGTCGATGAAATGATTGCAGATGAAGCATATGAGGACGAGGATgatgaaaatgaagaaaataattggcGGAATGATTACCCAGATGAGGATTCATCTGAAAGTTATTGGAATAGTGAAGATAATTCAGAGGAGGAAGATGATAACCACAGGCAATGTATCAACGATGATGAATCTAATTAA